In one window of Brassica rapa cultivar Chiifu-401-42 chromosome A07, CAAS_Brap_v3.01, whole genome shotgun sequence DNA:
- the LOC103828727 gene encoding ribonucleoside-diphosphate reductase small chain A isoform X1 — MGSLKEGQRRDLEGGEEESEEPLLTAQNQRFTMFPIRYKSIWEMYKKAEASFWTAEEVDLSTDVQHWEKLSDSEKHFISHVLAFFAASDGIVLENLAARFLNDVQVPEARAFYGFQIAMENIHSEMYSQLLETFIKDSQEKDRLFNAIETIPCISNKAKWCLDWIQSPMSFAVRLVAFACVEGIFFSGSFCAIFWLKKRGLMPGLTFSNELISRDEGLHCDFACLLYSLLQKQLPVEKVYQIVHEAVEIETEFVCKALSCDLIGMNSNLMSQYIQFVADRLLVTLGCERRYKADNPFDWMEFISLQGKTNFFEKRVGEYQKASVMSSLQEGNKNYEFKIDEDF; from the exons ATGGGTTCGCTCAAGGAAGGTCAAAGAAGAGACTTGgagggaggagaagaagaatcggAGGAGCCGCTATTAACGGCGCAGAACCAGAGGTTCACTATGTTCCCAATTAGGTACAAGTCGATTTGGGAGATGTATAAGAAGGCTGAGGCCAGCTTCTGGACTG CTGAAGAAGTTGATCTATCGACGGATGTGCAGCACTGGGAAAAGTTGTCGGATTCAGAGAAACATTTTATCAGCCATGTTCTGGCCTTTTTCGCGGCATCGGATGGGATTGTTTTGGAGAATTTGGCTGCTAGGTTCTTGAATGATGTCCAAGTCCCTGAG GCTCGTGCTTTCTATGGGTTTCAAATTGCCATGGAGAACATTCATTCTG AGATGTACAGCCAACTTCTGGAGACGTTTATAAAGGATTCGCAGGAGAAGGACAGATTGTTCAATGCTATCGAGACCATTCCCTGCATTTCCAACAAGGCTAAATGGTGTTTAGATTGGATTCAAAG TCCTATGTCTTTTGCTGTGAGGCTTGTTGCTTTTGCATGCGTCGAAGGAATCTTCTTCTCCGGAAG CTTCTGTGCCATCTTCTGGCTCAAGAAGAGAGGTCTTATGCCTGGTTTGACTTTCTCAAACGAGCTTATTTCGAGGGACGAGGGGCTCCACTGTGACTTTGCTTGTCTCTTGTACAG TTTGCTGCAGAAGCAGCTTCCTGTGGAGAAAGTTTATCAGATTGTTCATGAGGCAGTGGAAATTGAGACAGAGTTTGTCTGCAAGGCCCTTTCATGCGATCTGATTGGAATGAACTCAAACCTCATGAGTCAGTACATACAATTTGTCGCAGACCGTCTTCTG gttaCATTGGGATGTGAAAGGAGATACAAAGCAGATAATCCATTTGACTGGATGGAGTTCATATCTCTCCA AGGGAAGACAAACTTCTTTGAGAAGAGAGTGGGAGAGTATCAGAAGGCATCTGTTATGTCAAGCCTCCAAGAAGGTAATAAGAACTACGAATTCAAGATTGATGAGGACTTTTGA
- the LOC103828727 gene encoding ribonucleoside-diphosphate reductase small chain A isoform X2 yields the protein MGSLKEGQRRDLEGGEEESEEPLLTAQNQRFTMFPIRYKSIWEMYKKAEASFWTAEEVDLSTDVQHWEKLSDSEKHFISHVLAFFAASDGIVLENLAARFLNDVQVPEARAFYGFQIAMENIHSEMYSQLLETFIKDSQEKDRLFNAIETIPCISNKAKWCLDWIQSPMSFAVRLVAFACVEGIFFSGSFCAIFWLKKRGLMPGLTFSNELISRDEGLHCDFACLLYSLLQKQLPVEKVYQIVHEAVEIETEFVCKALSCDLIGMNSNLMSQYIQFVADRLLVTLGCERRYKADNPFDWMEFISLHVVFCYFI from the exons ATGGGTTCGCTCAAGGAAGGTCAAAGAAGAGACTTGgagggaggagaagaagaatcggAGGAGCCGCTATTAACGGCGCAGAACCAGAGGTTCACTATGTTCCCAATTAGGTACAAGTCGATTTGGGAGATGTATAAGAAGGCTGAGGCCAGCTTCTGGACTG CTGAAGAAGTTGATCTATCGACGGATGTGCAGCACTGGGAAAAGTTGTCGGATTCAGAGAAACATTTTATCAGCCATGTTCTGGCCTTTTTCGCGGCATCGGATGGGATTGTTTTGGAGAATTTGGCTGCTAGGTTCTTGAATGATGTCCAAGTCCCTGAG GCTCGTGCTTTCTATGGGTTTCAAATTGCCATGGAGAACATTCATTCTG AGATGTACAGCCAACTTCTGGAGACGTTTATAAAGGATTCGCAGGAGAAGGACAGATTGTTCAATGCTATCGAGACCATTCCCTGCATTTCCAACAAGGCTAAATGGTGTTTAGATTGGATTCAAAG TCCTATGTCTTTTGCTGTGAGGCTTGTTGCTTTTGCATGCGTCGAAGGAATCTTCTTCTCCGGAAG CTTCTGTGCCATCTTCTGGCTCAAGAAGAGAGGTCTTATGCCTGGTTTGACTTTCTCAAACGAGCTTATTTCGAGGGACGAGGGGCTCCACTGTGACTTTGCTTGTCTCTTGTACAG TTTGCTGCAGAAGCAGCTTCCTGTGGAGAAAGTTTATCAGATTGTTCATGAGGCAGTGGAAATTGAGACAGAGTTTGTCTGCAAGGCCCTTTCATGCGATCTGATTGGAATGAACTCAAACCTCATGAGTCAGTACATACAATTTGTCGCAGACCGTCTTCTG gttaCATTGGGATGTGAAAGGAGATACAAAGCAGATAATCCATTTGACTGGATGGAGTTCATATCTCTCCA TGTGGTTTTTTGCTATTTTATATGA